From the Chryseobacterium viscerum genome, one window contains:
- a CDS encoding DUF4013 domain-containing protein — MKVNLTPKPINFKLGEYINKGFELLKKDFGNIFVAFLVCFIMSIIPFCGLLAMGNLYKYLQRLSRNQPASPGDIFDFKDFMPYFMLQLIVFGGALLLYIPLFAVLGVSGAMSEGNEPNPMVMLFVFPYMFLLIAAIYYFVLKGFYIIPLISLKGIKEIKEAWNISKVMTKGNLLSIFLFSLVVSILAQIGIIACGIGIFLTLPFLYTANYFAYEDAIQQIEYDEIIEIGSKNEF; from the coding sequence ATGAAAGTAAATTTAACACCTAAACCGATCAACTTTAAACTCGGAGAATATATTAATAAAGGTTTTGAACTTTTAAAGAAAGATTTCGGAAATATATTTGTAGCATTTTTAGTGTGCTTTATCATGTCGATTATTCCGTTCTGCGGGCTGTTAGCGATGGGTAATTTATACAAATACCTTCAAAGGCTGAGCAGAAATCAGCCGGCAAGTCCCGGAGATATCTTTGATTTTAAAGATTTCATGCCCTACTTTATGTTGCAGTTAATTGTTTTTGGAGGTGCTTTATTGCTTTACATTCCTTTATTTGCTGTGCTGGGTGTATCAGGGGCAATGTCAGAAGGTAATGAACCCAATCCAATGGTAATGCTTTTTGTATTCCCTTATATGTTTTTATTAATAGCAGCGATATATTACTTTGTATTAAAGGGGTTTTATATCATCCCATTAATAAGTCTTAAAGGAATCAAAGAAATAAAAGAAGCCTGGAATATTTCAAAAGTAATGACCAAAGGAAATCTGCTGTCAATTTTTCTTTTCTCATTAGTAGTAAGTATTTTAGCACAGATTGGTATTATTGCCTGCGGGATAGGAATTTTTCTTACCCTGCCATTTTTATACACGGCAAACTATTTTGCTTATGAAGATGCTATTCAACAAATTGAGTACGATGAAATTATTGAAATTGGATCTAAAAATGAATTTTAA
- the rnpA gene encoding ribonuclease P protein component, with amino-acid sequence MTNSKYPRAEKLKKNTEISLLFDKGKWRTSGNLRIIILKDKPNLPVEAPRFGVSVSKRYFKRAVHRNRIKRLLRECYRLNKDLFKQAFGEKTMAMLFWASPEIPPRFQDVEAQFIKLCEAQKK; translated from the coding sequence ATGACAAATTCCAAGTATCCCAGAGCGGAAAAGCTCAAAAAAAATACTGAAATCAGTTTGCTTTTTGATAAGGGCAAATGGAGAACCAGCGGAAATCTGAGAATTATTATTCTGAAAGATAAGCCCAATCTTCCTGTAGAAGCCCCCAGATTTGGAGTCTCTGTTTCTAAAAGATATTTTAAAAGAGCTGTACACAGGAACCGCATCAAAAGATTGCTTAGAGAATGCTACCGTTTGAATAAGGATTTATTTAAACAAGCCTTCGGAGAAAAAACGATGGCTATGTTATTTTGGGCATCCCCTGAAATACCTCCGAGATTTCAGGATGTGGAGGCTCAATTTATAAAGCTTTGTGAAGCACAAAAAAAATAA
- a CDS encoding energy transducer TonB, which yields MKNIFLMFFLAFVSMSKAQILDEYPEKQSFYEGGIVNFYKDAHEYFVNNKFKECDEKEIYQPRIIVTEKAEVKFIKDSDTANIARNKCAYDLSRELLKNLKKWKPAETKGWKIGAIAEFILYPKDLMSNYQPGYDANKFVAHTKYPEGAKAFHTIFHDNFMMIFEDYQLNGKVNLEFYISKDGNIIKPRIYPEVDNKNFNNDFMRTLARIKKVWIPAFYKDIPIVERISFPVQFSIAFTER from the coding sequence ATGAAAAATATTTTTCTTATGTTTTTTCTGGCTTTTGTATCTATGTCTAAAGCGCAGATACTTGATGAATACCCGGAAAAACAAAGTTTTTATGAAGGAGGGATTGTTAACTTCTATAAAGACGCCCATGAATACTTTGTTAATAATAAATTTAAGGAGTGTGATGAAAAAGAGATTTATCAGCCAAGAATTATTGTAACAGAAAAAGCTGAAGTTAAATTCATCAAAGATTCGGATACAGCTAATATTGCAAGAAACAAATGTGCGTATGATCTGTCCAGGGAGCTTCTTAAAAATCTTAAAAAGTGGAAACCGGCTGAAACAAAAGGCTGGAAAATTGGGGCTATTGCTGAATTTATTTTATATCCCAAGGATCTGATGAGCAATTATCAGCCGGGTTATGATGCCAACAAATTTGTAGCACACACCAAATACCCGGAAGGTGCAAAAGCTTTTCATACAATATTTCATGATAATTTTATGATGATTTTCGAGGATTACCAGCTTAACGGGAAAGTAAATCTTGAATTTTATATCAGTAAAGACGGGAATATTATTAAACCTAGAATTTATCCTGAGGTAGATAATAAAAATTTCAATAATGATTTTATGAGGACTCTTGCAAGGATAAAAAAGGTTTGGATACCAGCATTTTATAAAGATATTCCTATTGTTGAGAGAATTTCATTTCCGGTACAGTTTTCAATAGCATTTACTGAAAGATAA
- a CDS encoding tetratricopeptide repeat protein yields MEKFQRYYLSFLLLIVYTNTIAQVNCSAVEGENCKKACELYNWASDLQGFAESQEGFDKAIKLCPDFSHAYMEKAVPYLKNGDFVTWKILIDKAVALTPQMHLGYRGWTKFQFLRDYKGAIQDLDELKKYYPGDLGRSQNGDYNLDVVRAMSYSALSQKEKAAGIIERLLATRGYVKGMFDHYQLGVTYFELGRYDKALENFEKQSKEYNFAENIYFKSKVSKIRNKDYLDLKMLALQTYDEGQTMKDVYTHHFNKVYRKEIEEL; encoded by the coding sequence ATGGAAAAGTTTCAGAGGTATTACCTTAGCTTTTTGTTACTTATCGTTTACACCAATACTATTGCACAGGTCAACTGTAGTGCAGTAGAGGGTGAGAACTGCAAAAAAGCGTGTGAGTTATACAACTGGGCTTCAGATTTACAAGGTTTCGCAGAATCTCAGGAAGGCTTTGATAAAGCGATTAAGCTGTGTCCTGATTTCTCCCACGCTTATATGGAAAAAGCCGTTCCATATCTTAAAAACGGGGATTTTGTGACCTGGAAAATTTTAATTGATAAAGCAGTTGCTTTAACCCCCCAAATGCATCTTGGTTATAGAGGGTGGACCAAGTTTCAGTTTTTACGAGACTATAAAGGTGCTATTCAGGATTTAGATGAATTAAAAAAATATTATCCCGGAGACTTAGGAAGGTCTCAAAACGGGGACTATAATCTGGATGTAGTGAGAGCTATGTCCTACAGTGCATTAAGTCAGAAAGAAAAGGCTGCAGGGATTATAGAAAGGCTTCTGGCAACCAGAGGTTATGTGAAGGGAATGTTTGATCATTACCAGTTAGGAGTGACTTATTTCGAGCTGGGAAGGTATGACAAAGCCCTGGAAAATTTTGAAAAACAAAGCAAAGAATACAACTTTGCCGAGAATATATACTTTAAAAGTAAAGTTTCTAAGATCAGAAACAAAGATTATTTAGATTTAAAAATGTTAGCCCTGCAAACGTATGATGAAGGACAGACGATGAAAGATGTCTACACTCATCACTTTAACAAAGTCTACAGAAAAGAGATTGAAGAGCTGTAG
- a CDS encoding sigma-54 interaction domain-containing protein yields MSNELQNIKNRFGIIGNFPALNRALEKSIQVAPTDISVLVIGESGVGKEFIPKIIHSESKRKHQPYIVVNCGAIPEGTIDSELFGHEKGAFTGATATRKGYFEVADGGTIFLDEVGELPLQTQVRLLRVLESGEFMKVGSSQVQKTNVRIVAATNVNMMKAIHDGRFREDLYYRLNTVQIDMPPLRERKGDIHLLFRKFAIDFAEKYRMPELELEQSAVHYIESYSFPGNVRQLRNLVEQMTVVERNRNITAEKLAEYIPMETHLPMVVNNQNTPKQNDFGSEREIMYKILFDMRNDINDLKSLTSELIKNRGTADLSNHEKNLINRIYTPETQPQVNSGSLVYFENNNNDAPVVQTPTIISTPDDSYEDIEDIEVEENRPESLSLQNNEKDLIIKALEKHKGRRNRAADELGISQRTLYRKIKQYNLED; encoded by the coding sequence ATGAGCAACGAGTTACAAAACATAAAAAACCGTTTCGGAATTATTGGGAATTTTCCGGCACTCAACCGGGCACTGGAAAAATCTATTCAGGTAGCACCTACAGATATCTCTGTGCTGGTAATAGGAGAAAGTGGTGTGGGAAAAGAGTTTATTCCGAAAATTATCCATTCAGAATCCAAAAGAAAGCATCAGCCTTATATCGTGGTCAACTGTGGAGCAATTCCGGAAGGAACCATAGATTCTGAACTGTTCGGACACGAAAAAGGAGCTTTTACAGGAGCTACTGCTACAAGGAAAGGGTACTTTGAAGTTGCAGATGGTGGAACGATCTTTTTGGATGAGGTAGGAGAACTGCCATTACAGACGCAGGTTCGTCTTTTAAGAGTTCTGGAAAGCGGTGAATTTATGAAAGTGGGTTCTTCACAGGTGCAGAAAACCAATGTGAGAATTGTGGCTGCTACCAACGTTAATATGATGAAAGCAATCCATGACGGAAGATTCCGTGAGGATTTATATTACCGTTTGAATACCGTTCAGATTGATATGCCGCCTTTGAGAGAACGAAAAGGAGATATTCATTTGCTGTTCAGAAAGTTTGCCATAGACTTTGCAGAAAAGTACAGAATGCCGGAACTGGAGCTGGAGCAGAGTGCTGTTCATTACATAGAAAGTTACTCTTTCCCTGGTAACGTCCGCCAATTAAGAAACTTGGTAGAGCAGATGACCGTTGTGGAAAGAAACAGAAATATCACTGCTGAAAAACTTGCCGAGTATATTCCTATGGAAACACACCTTCCAATGGTGGTGAACAATCAGAATACCCCTAAGCAGAATGATTTTGGAAGTGAAAGAGAAATCATGTATAAAATTCTATTCGATATGAGGAATGATATTAATGATTTAAAATCCTTAACTTCGGAATTGATTAAGAACAGAGGAACGGCAGATCTGAGTAATCATGAGAAAAATCTGATCAACAGGATTTATACCCCTGAAACTCAGCCGCAGGTCAACTCAGGGTCTTTGGTGTATTTTGAAAATAATAATAATGATGCACCGGTAGTTCAGACGCCCACGATTATCTCGACACCTGATGACAGCTATGAAGATATTGAAGATATCGAGGTTGAAGAAAACAGACCGGAGTCACTTTCTCTTCAGAACAATGAAAAGGATTTAATTATCAAAGCATTGGAGAAACATAAGGGGCGTAGAAACAGAGCTGCAGATGAATTGGGAATCTCACAAAGAACTTTATACAGAAAGATAAAACAATATAACCTGGAAGATTAG
- a CDS encoding TatD family hydrolase codes for MEFFDFHHHKKYIRNGIYNLSKEIPPDFPYSVGIHPKDIDVNTIEQQFSWMRNMISENCFAIGECGLDSLVSIDQKIQEEIFLRQIKIANEVKKPLIIHCVRKFYEVISFKKKAEQPMVIHGFNKKRTIAEDLLSNNFYLSFGKAILYNLSLQDIIKTTPLDRIFLETDNEDFNIEELYEKVSEIKGISLEQLNEQILENLETIKNG; via the coding sequence ATGGAATTTTTTGATTTTCACCATCATAAAAAATATATCAGAAACGGAATTTACAATCTGTCGAAAGAAATTCCGCCTGATTTCCCTTATTCCGTAGGTATTCACCCAAAAGATATTGATGTTAATACTATAGAACAGCAATTTTCATGGATGCGAAACATGATTTCTGAAAACTGTTTTGCCATTGGTGAATGTGGTTTGGATTCTTTGGTTTCCATAGATCAGAAAATTCAGGAGGAGATTTTTTTAAGACAAATAAAAATCGCAAATGAGGTAAAAAAACCTTTGATTATTCATTGTGTAAGAAAATTTTATGAGGTCATTTCTTTTAAAAAGAAGGCCGAACAGCCAATGGTTATCCATGGTTTCAATAAAAAACGCACAATTGCCGAAGACCTTCTGAGTAATAATTTTTACCTGAGTTTTGGAAAAGCTATTTTGTATAATTTATCTTTGCAGGATATTATAAAAACCACTCCATTAGACAGAATCTTTTTAGAAACTGACAATGAAGATTTTAACATCGAAGAATTGTATGAGAAAGTTTCAGAAATAAAAGGTATTTCTTTGGAACAGCTTAATGAACAAATTTTAGAAAATTTAGAGACGATAAAAAATGGATAA
- a CDS encoding LptE family protein gives MNFKIKNIGLKQSLRTVMLFALLGVLNSCYSFTGSSLTDEKTVQINEFPNNAPLVNPALSQQFSTAIQNRFLQRTTLKGTKENPDILIEGEITDYSITPTTISSNTQTNPSGGVIQQAQNKLTITVKVHYENKIHPDASFDRTYSDEAAFNSDVSLSQIEDQQVKLVTDRIINKIFNDIVANW, from the coding sequence ATGAATTTTAAAATTAAAAATATCGGCCTGAAACAATCACTGCGTACGGTAATGCTTTTTGCATTGCTGGGAGTTTTAAATTCTTGCTACAGTTTTACAGGATCGTCTCTTACAGATGAAAAGACGGTTCAGATCAATGAATTTCCCAATAATGCACCCCTTGTAAACCCTGCGTTATCCCAACAGTTTTCTACAGCAATACAAAACAGATTCCTTCAGAGAACAACCCTGAAAGGCACAAAAGAAAATCCTGATATCCTGATAGAAGGAGAAATTACAGACTATTCCATTACTCCTACCACAATCAGTTCCAATACCCAGACAAACCCTTCTGGCGGGGTGATTCAGCAGGCACAGAATAAACTTACGATTACAGTAAAGGTACACTATGAAAATAAAATTCATCCGGATGCAAGTTTCGACAGAACCTATTCCGATGAAGCAGCTTTCAACAGCGATGTATCACTAAGTCAAATCGAAGACCAGCAGGTAAAGCTGGTAACAGATAGAATTATTAATAAGATATTTAACGACATTGTAGCGAATTGGTAA
- a CDS encoding DUF4126 domain-containing protein has translation MLDNIPYFSYIISAFIGIGLAAATGFRVFLPMFIVSLASYFNWIPMNEHFEWLAGLPALITTGIATVAEILAYYIPFIDHLLDAVSIPMATVAGSILFASQFAELGTFPQWALALIAGGGTAATISSGFAGIRAASTATTGGLGNSVVGTTETAGAGLMSVLAMAAPVIAAIFAIIILILVIVFGRRAWKKLRGNKNSPQNL, from the coding sequence ATGTTAGATAATATTCCCTATTTTTCTTATATCATCAGTGCATTTATTGGAATTGGATTGGCCGCTGCTACGGGATTTAGGGTATTTCTCCCGATGTTTATCGTAAGCCTTGCGTCTTATTTCAACTGGATTCCTATGAATGAGCATTTTGAGTGGCTTGCAGGTCTTCCTGCATTGATTACAACAGGAATTGCTACAGTAGCCGAGATCCTGGCCTATTATATCCCTTTTATTGATCATTTGCTGGATGCGGTCTCTATTCCGATGGCGACGGTAGCAGGTTCTATATTATTTGCCAGTCAGTTTGCTGAACTGGGAACGTTTCCACAATGGGCACTGGCGTTAATTGCGGGTGGAGGTACAGCAGCCACAATCAGCTCCGGATTTGCAGGAATACGGGCCGCTTCTACGGCAACAACCGGAGGATTGGGAAATTCTGTGGTAGGAACCACGGAAACAGCCGGAGCAGGTCTTATGTCTGTTCTTGCTATGGCAGCACCGGTTATCGCAGCAATTTTTGCAATAATTATATTAATTCTTGTTATTGTTTTTGGGCGAAGAGCCTGGAAAAAATTAAGAGGAAATAAAAATAGCCCACAGAATTTATAA
- a CDS encoding tRNA threonylcarbamoyladenosine dehydratase, giving the protein MDKYWLERTELLVKEEGLEKLNKATVLVVGLGGVGSFAAEFLARAGVGNMTIVDGDTVDITNINRQLPALRSTVGKHKVEVVAERLLDINPDLNLTKINEFLNPERMDEVLDSAKFDYVLDCIDSVTPKLCLIIAAKRRRIKIVSSMGAGGKTDPSKVLVRDISKTEHCHLARQVRKRLKKVKIDKGVRCVFANDIQDEESLKMTDGTNYKRSFYGTISYMPAIFGLYTASEVINHLLNQD; this is encoded by the coding sequence ATGGATAAGTACTGGTTGGAAAGAACAGAACTTCTGGTAAAAGAGGAAGGTTTGGAAAAATTGAATAAAGCCACAGTTTTGGTTGTTGGTTTAGGCGGAGTAGGTTCTTTTGCGGCTGAATTTTTGGCTAGAGCCGGAGTAGGAAATATGACGATTGTAGATGGTGATACTGTGGACATTACCAATATCAACAGACAGTTACCGGCTTTACGTTCTACAGTTGGAAAACATAAAGTAGAGGTTGTTGCCGAAAGACTTTTAGATATAAATCCTGATCTTAACTTAACCAAAATCAATGAGTTTCTAAATCCTGAAAGAATGGATGAAGTGTTGGATTCTGCGAAATTTGATTATGTTTTGGATTGTATTGACAGTGTTACCCCAAAACTTTGTCTGATTATCGCAGCCAAGAGAAGAAGGATAAAAATTGTAAGTTCAATGGGAGCCGGCGGAAAAACCGACCCAAGTAAAGTATTGGTAAGAGACATCAGCAAAACCGAACATTGCCACCTTGCAAGACAAGTAAGAAAAAGGCTGAAAAAAGTAAAAATTGATAAAGGAGTTCGTTGTGTTTTTGCCAATGATATTCAGGATGAAGAAAGTTTGAAAATGACTGACGGAACCAATTATAAAAGATCTTTTTACGGAACAATAAGCTATATGCCTGCTATTTTCGGACTATACACCGCTTCAGAAGTGATTAATCATTTATTAAATCAGGATTAA
- the miaB gene encoding tRNA (N6-isopentenyl adenosine(37)-C2)-methylthiotransferase MiaB: protein MQEKYIDETKQGEAFAIAERPENSKKLFLESYGCQMNFSDSEIVASILNEQGYNTTMKVEEADLILLNTCSIREKAEQTVRMRLSQFKNLKKEKPNMTVGVLGCMAERLKTKFLEEEQLVDLVVGPDAYRDLPNLLKETDDGRDAINVILSKEETYADINPVRLGGNGVTAFVTITRGCDNMCTFCVVPFTRGRERSRDPHSIIDECKDLANNGYKEITLLGQNVDSYLWYGGGPKKDFAKASEIQKATAVNFAQLLDLVAKAVPELRIRFSTSNPQDMSLDVFKMMAKHDNICKYVHLPVQSGSNNMLEAMNRQHTREEYLDLIRKAKEIVPEVAFSQDMIVGFCNESEEDHQDTLSLMREVEYDYGYMFAYSERPGTPAHKKMEDNIPADVKQRRLAEVIALQGELSKQRMKSYVGRMHQILIEGISKKNKNQWKGRNSQNAVCVFDQLEGQKIGDIVNVFVYDNTQGTLLGRTAE, encoded by the coding sequence GTGCAGGAAAAATATATAGACGAAACGAAACAGGGCGAAGCTTTTGCCATTGCTGAAAGACCGGAAAATTCTAAAAAACTGTTTTTAGAAAGCTACGGTTGTCAGATGAATTTCTCTGACTCTGAAATTGTTGCATCCATTCTTAATGAACAGGGATACAATACAACAATGAAGGTAGAAGAAGCAGACCTGATTCTTTTAAATACATGTTCCATTCGAGAAAAAGCAGAACAGACCGTAAGAATGCGTCTTTCCCAGTTTAAAAACCTGAAAAAAGAAAAACCGAATATGACGGTGGGGGTTTTAGGGTGTATGGCTGAAAGACTGAAAACCAAATTCTTAGAAGAAGAACAACTGGTTGATCTTGTTGTAGGCCCGGATGCTTATAGAGACTTACCCAATCTTTTAAAAGAAACCGATGATGGAAGAGATGCGATTAACGTAATTCTTTCCAAAGAAGAAACCTATGCAGATATTAATCCTGTTCGTTTAGGAGGAAACGGAGTTACCGCATTTGTTACCATTACCAGAGGTTGTGATAACATGTGTACATTCTGTGTAGTTCCTTTTACCAGAGGAAGAGAAAGAAGCCGTGATCCGCACTCTATTATAGATGAATGTAAAGATCTTGCTAACAACGGATATAAAGAAATTACCCTTTTAGGACAAAATGTAGACTCTTACCTTTGGTATGGAGGAGGGCCTAAAAAAGATTTTGCCAAAGCTTCTGAAATTCAGAAAGCAACGGCTGTAAACTTTGCTCAGCTTCTTGATTTAGTGGCTAAAGCCGTTCCGGAACTGAGAATCAGATTCTCTACATCAAATCCACAGGATATGAGTCTGGATGTATTCAAAATGATGGCAAAGCATGATAACATCTGTAAATATGTTCACCTTCCTGTACAAAGTGGAAGCAATAATATGCTTGAAGCGATGAACAGACAGCATACCCGTGAAGAATACCTTGATCTGATCAGAAAAGCGAAGGAGATTGTTCCTGAAGTAGCCTTTTCTCAGGATATGATTGTTGGATTCTGTAATGAATCAGAAGAAGACCACCAGGATACTTTAAGCCTGATGAGAGAAGTAGAATATGACTATGGTTATATGTTTGCCTACTCAGAAAGACCTGGAACTCCGGCTCACAAGAAGATGGAAGACAATATTCCTGCTGATGTGAAGCAGAGACGCCTTGCTGAGGTTATTGCACTTCAGGGTGAGCTTTCAAAACAAAGAATGAAATCTTATGTTGGAAGAATGCATCAGATTCTGATTGAAGGAATTTCCAAGAAGAACAAAAACCAATGGAAAGGAAGAAACTCTCAGAATGCCGTATGTGTCTTCGATCAGCTTGAAGGGCAGAAAATAGGTGACATTGTGAACGTTTTTGTTTATGATAATACACAAGGCACGCTTTTAGGGAGAACAGCGGAATAA
- a CDS encoding TetR/AcrR family transcriptional regulator, with translation MKKKFTEKQIHILDIAEELIAKKGYEGTSVRDICSKANINVAMISYYFGSKEKMMSYLYQYRVLKTRENFSEFADTIKDGKPEMQMREMIKYIVSQLFKYNYFHGFVTQELRHTENLKDELLDFYQLFVKKLDEVIKKGVASSVFTFTPKPEDILTMIIGSTLFVIRNKNFYELYVPSKNEETYTKEAEKKVRMNLLLSVFAILGYAAD, from the coding sequence ATGAAAAAAAAATTTACGGAAAAACAGATTCACATACTGGATATTGCAGAAGAACTCATTGCAAAAAAAGGATATGAGGGTACTTCTGTAAGAGATATCTGTTCCAAAGCAAATATTAATGTCGCCATGATCTCTTATTACTTCGGTTCTAAAGAGAAAATGATGTCTTATCTCTACCAGTACAGAGTACTGAAGACCAGAGAGAATTTTTCAGAATTTGCAGATACCATTAAAGATGGAAAACCGGAAATGCAAATGCGGGAAATGATCAAATATATTGTTTCTCAGCTGTTTAAGTATAACTATTTCCATGGGTTTGTTACTCAGGAACTTCGCCATACAGAAAACCTGAAAGACGAATTGCTTGATTTCTACCAGTTATTTGTAAAAAAACTGGATGAAGTCATTAAAAAAGGAGTAGCTTCCAGTGTTTTTACTTTTACTCCCAAGCCTGAAGATATCCTTACCATGATTATTGGATCCACTTTATTTGTAATCAGGAATAAAAACTTCTATGAGCTATATGTTCCGAGTAAAAATGAAGAAACATATACCAAAGAAGCTGAAAAAAAGGTACGAATGAATCTTTTATTAAGTGTTTTTGCAATTTTGGGATACGCTGCAGACTAA